A part of Sandaracinaceae bacterium genomic DNA contains:
- a CDS encoding sigma-54-dependent Fis family transcriptional regulator: MLVVDDDTSVRRVLAALLVQGGYDVSGVGSGEEALAALDTGCFDLVISDLRMRGMDGMALLAAIVARHPGLPVMMLTAHGTVPLAVAAMRSGAADFLLKPFDREEILFVVDKALRASSANRDAPPLPVLHGGGIIGRAPALLEVLQVIRRAATGTATVLIRGESGTGKELAARALHDASPRRDGPFVSLHCAALPENLLESELFGYEKGAFTGAVARKPGRVELADGGTLFLDEIGDISPGTQVKLLRVLQEKTFERLGSTRTEKVDVRFVAATHRDLESMTVEGTFREDLFYRLNVVPVWMPPLRERREDIDMLVRHFCSTLARTNGRGSMAITDQAVALLRSEPWRGNVRELANFVERLVVLSPSDTIDAEHAARELARVPVAKRTAATTRESGAESGASPLAALEARRRDGERDEILNALTRAADNRALAARLLGVSRRTLYNKLREHGLS; this comes from the coding sequence ATCCTCGTCGTGGACGACGACACCTCGGTCCGTCGTGTGCTCGCGGCTCTGCTCGTGCAGGGGGGCTACGATGTGAGCGGCGTTGGCTCCGGTGAGGAGGCCCTCGCCGCGCTCGATACAGGGTGCTTCGACCTCGTGATCAGCGACCTGCGCATGCGTGGCATGGACGGGATGGCGCTGCTCGCGGCGATCGTCGCCCGGCATCCGGGTCTGCCCGTGATGATGCTGACGGCCCACGGGACGGTGCCGCTCGCGGTGGCTGCGATGCGCAGCGGCGCCGCGGACTTTCTGCTCAAGCCCTTCGACCGTGAAGAGATCCTCTTCGTGGTGGACAAGGCGCTCCGCGCGTCGAGTGCCAATCGAGACGCGCCGCCTCTACCCGTGCTCCACGGAGGCGGCATCATTGGGCGCGCGCCCGCGCTGCTCGAGGTGCTCCAAGTCATCCGGCGTGCAGCGACCGGCACCGCGACGGTGCTCATCCGCGGTGAGAGCGGGACGGGCAAGGAGCTCGCGGCGCGGGCGCTCCACGACGCGAGCCCGAGGCGCGACGGCCCCTTCGTCTCGCTGCACTGCGCCGCGCTGCCCGAGAACCTGCTCGAGAGCGAGCTCTTCGGCTACGAAAAGGGCGCGTTCACCGGGGCGGTCGCGCGCAAGCCGGGACGCGTCGAGCTGGCGGATGGCGGCACGCTCTTCCTCGACGAGATCGGTGACATCTCGCCCGGAACGCAGGTGAAGCTCCTGCGCGTGCTGCAGGAGAAGACCTTCGAGCGCCTGGGGAGTACACGGACGGAGAAGGTCGACGTGCGCTTCGTTGCGGCGACCCACCGTGACCTCGAGTCCATGACGGTGGAGGGCACGTTTCGCGAGGACCTCTTCTATCGACTCAACGTGGTGCCCGTCTGGATGCCCCCGCTGCGTGAGCGGCGCGAGGACATCGATATGCTGGTGCGTCACTTTTGCTCCACCCTCGCCCGTACGAACGGGAGAGGCTCCATGGCGATCACGGATCAGGCTGTGGCGCTGCTGCGCAGCGAGCCGTGGCGCGGTAACGTGCGCGAGCTCGCGAACTTCGTAGAGCGCCTGGTCGTGCTCAGCCCCTCCGACACGATAGACGCGGAGCACGCGGCGCGCGAACTCGCGCGCGTGCCCGTGGCAAAGCGGACGGCCGCGACCACTCGTGAATCCGGAGCGGAATCCGGGGCGAGCCCGCTCGCTGCGCTCGAGGCTCGCCGCCGTGATGGAGAGCGCGACGAGATCCTGAACGCGCTGACTCGTGCTGCCGACAACCGCGCGCTCGCCGCCCGGCTGCTCGGTGTCAGTCGCCGCACGCTCTACAACAAGCTCCGCGAGCACGGGCTGTCCTAG
- a CDS encoding fatty acid desaturase yields MSLEILHDPRVRATEHRDLHGMGAAQTALELLMGVPFVLGSWACAARGWWLASLGLAFVFFLVGLRLVHDAFHRNLGLSRAGHDVVLVVMSVLMGAAMHAIQFNHLRHHAHCMDDEDVEAFGARLPAHKALLYGPYFPWLLHRHAFLHGGPRVRRFLALELGLWLALVALALALTLPLLRFHLGVMLVGQCLTAFFAVWTVHHDCDRSHYIARTIRGRVKSVLTFNMFYHVEHHLFPRVPTYRLPELARRLDQRAPELSTRRVF; encoded by the coding sequence ATGAGCCTCGAGATCCTCCACGACCCGCGTGTGCGGGCCACCGAGCACCGCGACCTGCACGGCATGGGCGCGGCGCAGACCGCCCTCGAGCTGCTCATGGGGGTGCCCTTCGTGTTGGGCTCCTGGGCCTGCGCGGCGCGCGGCTGGTGGCTCGCTTCGCTCGGACTCGCCTTCGTGTTCTTCCTGGTGGGCCTGCGCCTCGTACACGACGCCTTCCACCGGAACCTGGGGCTCTCGCGCGCCGGGCACGACGTGGTGCTGGTGGTCATGAGCGTCCTGATGGGCGCCGCCATGCACGCCATCCAGTTCAACCACCTGCGCCACCACGCGCACTGCATGGACGACGAGGACGTGGAGGCCTTCGGCGCGCGGCTGCCAGCCCACAAGGCCCTGCTCTACGGGCCCTACTTCCCCTGGCTGCTGCACCGCCACGCGTTCTTGCACGGTGGCCCGCGCGTGCGCCGCTTCCTCGCGCTGGAGCTCGGCCTGTGGCTCGCGCTGGTGGCGCTCGCCCTCGCGCTGACCCTGCCGCTGCTGCGCTTCCACCTGGGGGTCATGCTGGTGGGCCAGTGCCTGACCGCGTTCTTCGCCGTGTGGACGGTGCACCACGACTGCGATCGCTCGCACTACATCGCGCGCACCATTCGGGGCCGCGTGAAGAGCGTGCTGACCTTCAACATGTTCTACCACGTGGAGCACCACCTGTTTCCACGGGTGCCCACCTACCGCCTGCCGGAGCTGGCGCGGCGCCTGGACCAGCGGGCCCCCGAGCTGTCCACGCGGCGCGTGTTCTGA
- a CDS encoding tryptophan 7-halogenase, with product MTAPWDVAVVGSGLDGLATTIDLARAGRRVVVIRPAGVHATYGESLDWESNRLLRQVGLDLGALVRADDATWKRGAVASYAPTRARMTIGFAWFYRALMRLVGRDQPTAHVDMAVTRAALEGIACGVGVEFIEDRVQRVECDGDRVLGLLLAQGERVEAGYYLDASGRTRVLGRALHVTTEPFGERKVAFSARAPHEYDQLGTQIFLDDQGDFVRWCWGIHLGATRVDVGVALLAREVALLRRERADLAVALLARAHRHEQLRWLTLEWAEQASAHACTYQDDVSTRLRGPNWWLLGEAAAVIDPILSGGVTFALRSGLAAARSIRTGDVDLAARLERKLRMHARTTNTLVEHVWYRSSIRKGMGLAWNVLSILVPNFNLNHLHARGWASSALGVRLLAKLHQGLDWLIPRYAQRLDMRSRRLLGRSPRSPLLTGSTEP from the coding sequence ATGACGGCGCCGTGGGACGTGGCCGTGGTGGGCTCGGGCCTGGATGGACTCGCGACAACCATCGACCTCGCGCGAGCGGGGCGGCGCGTGGTGGTGATCCGGCCCGCCGGCGTGCACGCCACGTATGGCGAGAGCCTGGACTGGGAGTCGAACCGCTTGCTCCGTCAGGTGGGGCTCGACCTCGGGGCGCTGGTGCGCGCGGACGACGCCACGTGGAAGCGGGGCGCGGTGGCCAGCTATGCCCCCACGCGGGCGCGCATGACCATCGGCTTCGCGTGGTTCTACCGCGCGCTGATGCGCTTGGTGGGGCGCGACCAGCCCACTGCGCACGTGGACATGGCGGTCACGCGCGCCGCGCTCGAGGGCATCGCGTGCGGCGTCGGCGTCGAGTTCATCGAGGACCGCGTGCAGCGCGTGGAGTGCGATGGTGACCGGGTGCTGGGCCTGCTCCTGGCGCAGGGCGAGCGCGTGGAGGCGGGGTACTACCTGGACGCCAGCGGCCGCACGCGCGTGCTCGGGCGTGCGCTCCACGTCACCACGGAGCCCTTCGGCGAGCGCAAGGTCGCGTTCTCCGCGCGTGCGCCGCACGAGTATGACCAGCTCGGCACCCAGATCTTCCTCGATGACCAGGGTGACTTCGTCCGCTGGTGCTGGGGCATCCACCTCGGCGCTACGCGCGTGGACGTGGGCGTGGCGCTCTTGGCGCGCGAGGTGGCGCTGCTCCGGCGCGAGCGAGCGGATCTGGCAGTGGCGCTGCTGGCGCGCGCGCACCGACACGAGCAGCTGCGCTGGCTGACCCTCGAGTGGGCCGAGCAGGCGAGCGCGCACGCCTGCACCTACCAAGACGACGTGAGTACGCGCCTGCGCGGTCCCAACTGGTGGCTGCTGGGCGAGGCGGCGGCGGTCATCGACCCCATCCTGTCGGGCGGCGTGACGTTCGCGCTGCGCAGTGGCCTTGCGGCCGCGCGCTCCATCCGCACGGGCGACGTGGACCTCGCTGCGCGCCTCGAGCGCAAGCTGCGCATGCACGCGCGCACCACCAACACGCTCGTGGAGCACGTGTGGTACCGGTCCTCCATCCGCAAGGGCATGGGGCTCGCGTGGAACGTGCTGTCCATCTTGGTGCCCAACTTCAACCTCAACCACTTGCACGCGCGCGGCTGGGCCAGCTCCGCGCTGGGGGTGCGGCTCCTCGCCAAGCTGCATCAGGGGCTGGACTGGCTCATCCCCCGCTACGCCCAGCGCCTGGACATGCGCAGCCGCCGCCTGCTGGGTCGGTCGCCGCGGTCACCGCTGCTCACGGGGAGCACGGAGCCATGA
- a CDS encoding GGDEF domain-containing protein, with translation MLLIFGVVEFSTMWVLGAVERFPPLTGALIDTALLTLVSAPLIHIWVIKPFIHARDQALEQIRHTANTDPLTQLANRRFLSTQPTHANSALLLLDLDGFKPINDTHGHDAGDAVLVEIASRISSLVRAGDLAVRMGGDEFLIVIRGLEPAHASENTLLIANKQIATVSEPLRFGEQSLRVGGSVGARVITSAAQPFSEALTEADRALYQAKNAGRGRVVLFSSRSE, from the coding sequence TTGTTGCTGATCTTCGGCGTCGTTGAGTTCTCCACGATGTGGGTCCTCGGTGCGGTGGAGAGGTTCCCGCCTCTGACCGGGGCGCTGATCGACACCGCCCTGTTGACGCTCGTGTCGGCGCCCTTGATCCACATCTGGGTGATCAAGCCCTTCATCCATGCACGCGACCAGGCGCTCGAGCAGATTCGGCACACCGCGAACACCGACCCGCTGACCCAGCTCGCGAACCGCCGCTTCCTCTCGACGCAACCCACACACGCCAACAGCGCCCTGCTCCTGCTGGACCTGGACGGGTTCAAGCCGATCAACGACACCCACGGCCACGACGCCGGTGACGCCGTGCTCGTGGAGATCGCCAGTAGGATCTCGTCGCTCGTTCGCGCAGGAGACTTAGCGGTGCGCATGGGCGGCGATGAGTTCCTGATCGTGATTCGAGGCCTCGAACCGGCTCACGCAAGTGAGAACACGTTGCTGATCGCCAACAAGCAGATCGCCACCGTCAGTGAGCCTCTCCGCTTTGGCGAGCAGTCCCTAAGGGTCGGTGGGAGCGTCGGCGCTCGCGTGATCACGAGCGCCGCGCAGCCATTCAGTGAGGCGCTGACGGAGGCAGACCGAGCGCTCTATCAAGCCAAGAACGCCGGGCGGGGCCGGGTGGTGCTCTTCTCTTCTCGTTCGGAGTGA
- a CDS encoding DNA replication/repair protein RecF, translated as MSASVPSEVHGASTPLRVERLFLRGFRNLERLDFEPGARFNVIHGDNGAGKSNLLEAIHYMGSLRSFRGAKTEDIVRLHEPTAVLRARVGGDLATRTYTIGLERGKARKLQLDEKRPRSLGAWHGTFPMVLFHPGDVELAGGSAELRRAFLDRMLEQLDPTYESALATYTKALRSRNRVLKQDPIDPRSVRSYDAILADAGAIVGRARASLVSSLAPRVARAFHDVAGEELPLDVSYQPRVAPERELILQALEQAFQKDCARGFTADGPHADDLRLTVRAIAAKHHASQGQQRAIVLALKVAELDELSARTGKVPVLLLDDVSSELDRRRNRRLFDLLARLGGQVFLTTTHPEFILLDEHRRDFHVAAGVVTG; from the coding sequence GTGAGCGCGAGCGTCCCCAGCGAGGTGCACGGCGCGAGCACGCCGCTGCGCGTGGAGCGCTTGTTCCTGCGGGGCTTCCGCAACCTCGAGCGCCTCGACTTCGAGCCGGGCGCGCGCTTCAACGTCATCCATGGAGACAACGGCGCGGGTAAGAGCAACCTGCTCGAGGCCATTCACTACATGGGCTCGCTGCGCAGCTTCCGGGGCGCCAAGACCGAGGACATCGTGCGCCTGCACGAGCCCACCGCCGTGCTGCGCGCGCGCGTGGGAGGCGACCTGGCCACGCGCACCTACACCATCGGCCTCGAGCGCGGGAAGGCCCGCAAGCTGCAGCTGGACGAGAAGCGCCCGCGCTCGCTCGGGGCCTGGCACGGCACCTTCCCCATGGTGCTCTTCCACCCCGGAGACGTGGAGCTGGCGGGCGGCTCGGCGGAGCTGCGGCGCGCGTTCCTGGACCGCATGCTGGAGCAGCTGGACCCCACCTACGAGAGCGCGCTCGCCACGTACACGAAGGCGCTGCGCAGCCGCAACCGGGTCCTCAAGCAAGACCCCATCGACCCGCGCTCGGTGCGCAGCTACGACGCGATCCTGGCCGACGCCGGGGCGATCGTGGGGCGGGCGCGCGCGTCGCTGGTCAGCAGCCTAGCGCCGCGCGTGGCCCGCGCCTTCCACGACGTGGCCGGCGAGGAGCTGCCGCTCGACGTGAGCTACCAGCCGCGCGTGGCTCCCGAGCGTGAGCTGATCCTGCAGGCGCTCGAGCAGGCTTTCCAGAAAGACTGTGCGCGCGGGTTCACGGCCGACGGGCCGCACGCCGACGACCTGCGCCTCACGGTGCGCGCCATCGCCGCCAAGCACCACGCCTCGCAGGGGCAGCAGCGCGCCATCGTGCTGGCGCTGAAGGTAGCCGAGCTGGACGAGCTGAGCGCGCGTACCGGCAAGGTGCCCGTGCTGCTGCTGGACGACGTGAGCAGCGAGCTCGACCGGCGCCGCAACCGGAGGCTGTTCGACCTGCTCGCGCGCCTCGGCGGACAGGTGTTCCTGACCACCACTCACCCCGAGTTCATCCTGCTGGACGAGCACCGCCGCGACTTCCACGTGGCGGCGGGCGTGGTCACGGGCTGA
- a CDS encoding type 2 isopentenyl-diphosphate Delta-isomerase, producing the protein MTDEIRQRKADHLDLCATDQVAFRGQTTLLSQVRLVHQSLPELSLDELDLSTELLGKVLRAPLVIAAMTGGHERAEEINRTLAGIAERRGYAFGLGSQRAMVLRPEAASTYRVRDVAPTALVLGNVGVVQAREMPTADVARMVEAIGADALCVHLNPAMELVQPEGDRDFRGCLATLARLVRELPVPVVAKETGNGLSRRTVAQLKDVGVIHVDTSGAGGTSWVGVETLRAEGGQRELGEALWDWGVPTAASVVYAARAGMKVIATGGVATGHDVARAIALGATVGGIARPVFMALTQGGEPAAEAFLDGVERELRAVMLLTGSRTPADLGVAERRIGAELREWTE; encoded by the coding sequence ATGACCGACGAGATTCGACAACGAAAAGCCGACCACCTGGACCTCTGCGCGACGGATCAAGTCGCTTTTCGTGGTCAGACCACGCTGCTCTCGCAGGTTCGCCTGGTGCACCAGAGCCTGCCCGAGCTTTCGCTGGACGAGTTGGACCTGAGCACTGAGCTGTTGGGCAAGGTGCTGCGGGCGCCCCTGGTCATCGCGGCCATGACCGGCGGACACGAGCGCGCCGAGGAGATCAACCGCACGCTGGCGGGCATCGCCGAGCGGCGCGGCTACGCGTTCGGGTTGGGCAGCCAGCGCGCCATGGTGCTGCGCCCCGAGGCGGCGTCCACCTACCGCGTGCGCGACGTGGCGCCCACCGCGCTGGTGCTGGGCAACGTGGGCGTGGTGCAGGCGCGCGAGATGCCCACGGCCGACGTGGCGCGCATGGTGGAAGCCATTGGCGCCGACGCGCTGTGCGTGCACCTGAACCCGGCCATGGAGCTGGTGCAGCCCGAGGGGGACCGCGACTTCCGGGGCTGCCTCGCCACGCTCGCGCGCCTGGTGCGCGAGCTGCCGGTGCCGGTGGTGGCCAAGGAGACGGGCAACGGGCTCAGCCGCCGCACGGTGGCACAGCTCAAGGACGTGGGCGTGATCCACGTGGACACCAGCGGCGCGGGCGGCACTTCGTGGGTGGGCGTCGAGACGCTGCGGGCGGAGGGTGGTCAGCGCGAACTGGGTGAGGCGCTCTGGGACTGGGGCGTGCCCACGGCCGCGTCGGTGGTCTACGCGGCCCGCGCCGGCATGAAGGTGATCGCCACGGGCGGCGTCGCCACGGGCCACGACGTCGCGCGGGCCATCGCGCTCGGTGCCACCGTGGGGGGCATCGCCCGCCCCGTGTTCATGGCGCTCACGCAGGGCGGAGAGCCGGCGGCCGAGGCGTTCTTGGATGGCGTGGAGCGCGAGCTGCGCGCCGTGATGCTGCTCACCGGGAGCCGCACACCCGCAGACCTCGGTGTGGCCGAGCGGCGCATCGGGGCCGAGCTGCGCGAGTGGACGGAGTGA
- a CDS encoding polyprenyl synthetase family protein produces the protein MTQHTEPDWSTFVRERVDARLVAFFETKREQTRRLSPRGVEMVDATAALTLRGGKRLRPLVLSAAYSAVNPEGNLEDTIAAGASLELLQSYLLIHDDWMDRDDERRGGPAVHTTFREPGRDVHIADCLGVLTGDLAGTYAWELMAQAPFPKWRRDEGLEAFSTLQIEVYLGQHLDVLADSDVARMHHLKTGSYTVRGPAALGAILADANPDQVLALTGWADPLGEAFQLRDDLLGTFASAATGKPGDDLRHGKRTGLILEAEQRLRDDAAGRARLAAVFGNSSATDAQVADAMELLTACGARAALEERCAELRDVALEVLDHGALAPAGCERLRALALRLTDRDR, from the coding sequence GTGACGCAACACACCGAACCCGATTGGTCGACCTTTGTGCGCGAGCGCGTGGACGCTCGGCTCGTGGCGTTCTTCGAGACGAAGCGCGAGCAGACGCGGCGCCTCTCGCCTCGTGGCGTGGAGATGGTGGACGCCACCGCGGCCCTCACGCTGCGCGGGGGCAAGCGCCTGCGCCCGCTGGTGCTATCGGCGGCCTACAGCGCCGTGAACCCCGAGGGCAACCTCGAGGACACCATCGCGGCGGGCGCCTCGCTCGAGCTGCTGCAGAGCTACCTGCTCATCCACGACGACTGGATGGACCGCGACGACGAGCGGCGCGGCGGCCCGGCCGTGCACACCACGTTTCGCGAGCCGGGGCGCGACGTGCACATCGCCGACTGCCTGGGGGTGCTCACGGGCGACCTGGCCGGCACCTACGCGTGGGAGCTGATGGCCCAGGCGCCCTTCCCCAAGTGGCGCCGCGACGAGGGGCTCGAGGCGTTCTCCACGCTGCAGATCGAGGTCTACCTGGGGCAGCACCTGGACGTGCTGGCGGACAGCGACGTGGCGCGCATGCACCACCTCAAGACCGGCAGCTACACGGTGCGCGGGCCGGCCGCGCTCGGCGCCATCCTGGCCGACGCCAACCCCGACCAGGTGCTGGCGCTCACGGGCTGGGCCGATCCGCTCGGCGAGGCCTTCCAGCTGCGCGACGATCTCTTGGGCACTTTCGCGAGCGCCGCCACGGGCAAGCCGGGCGACGACCTGCGCCACGGCAAGCGCACCGGGCTCATCCTGGAGGCCGAGCAGCGACTGCGCGACGACGCGGCCGGGCGCGCGCGGTTGGCCGCCGTGTTCGGCAACTCCAGCGCCACCGACGCGCAGGTGGCGGACGCCATGGAGCTGCTCACGGCTTGTGGCGCGCGCGCCGCCCTCGAGGAGCGCTGCGCCGAGCTGCGCGACGTGGCCCTCGAGGTGCTGGACCACGGGGCCCTCGCGCCCGCTGGCTGTGAGCGGCTGCGGGCGCTGGCGCTGCGCCTCACGGACCGCGACCGATGA
- the mvk gene encoding mevalonate kinase, with the protein MTTARGAGCGKVILLGEHSVVHGRPALAAGLSRGATAEVSASTDGLTRARFVFDTAEVDVLASPDADHSLGRALAALLATYTEPPPMQLTVRLELPAGAGLGASAAMGVAVSAALDQHLGVARTPEERATQTLAWERVFHGNPSGVDNTMAAVGGVAFFTRGQPLEPVRVRRPLVLVIGHSGEASETKLMVGLVAQQLEREPKRIGELFDAIAALVRNGRLAVEAGDLRALGQLMDMNHGLLSALMLSTPRLEDLCHAAREAGALGAKVTGAGGGGCMFALAADTGAAHTILAALQSLGAESFITEVGA; encoded by the coding sequence ATGACCACGGCCCGCGGCGCAGGCTGCGGGAAGGTCATCCTTCTCGGCGAGCACAGCGTGGTGCACGGTCGGCCCGCGCTCGCGGCTGGGTTGTCGCGCGGCGCCACGGCCGAGGTCAGCGCGTCGACCGACGGCCTCACACGCGCGCGCTTCGTGTTCGACACCGCCGAGGTCGACGTACTGGCCAGCCCGGACGCCGACCACTCCCTCGGCCGCGCACTGGCAGCGCTGCTGGCCACCTACACGGAGCCACCGCCAATGCAGCTCACGGTGCGGCTCGAGCTCCCTGCCGGGGCCGGACTGGGTGCGTCGGCCGCCATGGGCGTGGCGGTCAGCGCCGCGCTCGACCAGCACCTGGGCGTCGCCCGCACGCCGGAGGAGCGAGCCACCCAGACGCTGGCCTGGGAGCGCGTGTTCCACGGCAACCCCTCGGGCGTGGACAACACCATGGCCGCGGTGGGCGGCGTGGCGTTCTTCACGCGCGGGCAGCCCCTCGAGCCCGTGCGCGTGCGGCGGCCCCTGGTGCTAGTCATCGGCCACAGCGGCGAGGCCTCCGAAACAAAGCTCATGGTGGGGCTAGTGGCGCAGCAGCTCGAGCGCGAACCCAAGCGCATCGGCGAGCTGTTCGACGCCATCGCGGCGCTGGTGCGCAACGGCCGCCTGGCCGTGGAAGCGGGCGACCTGCGCGCGCTCGGTCAGCTCATGGACATGAACCACGGCCTCCTGAGCGCGCTCATGCTGTCCACGCCCCGCCTCGAGGACCTGTGCCACGCCGCCCGCGAAGCCGGCGCGCTGGGCGCCAAGGTCACCGGCGCGGGCGGCGGCGGCTGCATGTTCGCGCTCGCCGCCGACACTGGCGCGGCCCACACCATCCTCGCGGCGCTACAGAGCCTGGGCGCCGAGAGCTTCATCACGGAGGTCGGCGCATGA
- the mvaD gene encoding diphosphomevalonate decarboxylase: MKGSTGRCTVRAHANIALSKYWGKSDLALNLPAVPSISMTLSGLVTETEVRFDPSLRADSMFLDGRPASAGETRRVVAMLDQVRAAAKHEQRAEVRSVNRFPTAAGLASSASGFAALSAAATRAAGLEWDDRRVSALARQASASAARSIFGGFAELPAGKPGQAKLAARQLHGEDHWDLRIVVAETAKGPKKVGSTEGMERSRVTSPFYEAWVASAPRFSQQVKRGLRKRDLPLLGAAMEQSTLAFHACAMASAPGILYFQPATLAALATVRDLREQRGIEVFATMDAGPHVKALCHAKDAARVRRALGRTEGVIATGVSAPGPGVEILKWD, translated from the coding sequence ATGAAGGGTTCCACGGGGCGTTGCACGGTCCGCGCGCACGCCAACATCGCGCTCTCGAAGTACTGGGGGAAGTCCGACCTGGCCCTCAACCTGCCGGCGGTCCCCAGCATCAGCATGACGCTCAGCGGGCTGGTCACCGAGACCGAGGTGCGCTTCGACCCGAGCCTGCGCGCCGACAGCATGTTCCTGGACGGCCGCCCAGCCAGCGCCGGAGAGACGCGCCGCGTGGTGGCCATGCTCGACCAGGTGCGCGCCGCCGCCAAGCACGAGCAGCGCGCCGAGGTGCGCTCCGTGAATCGCTTTCCCACCGCGGCGGGCCTCGCGTCGAGCGCGTCGGGGTTTGCTGCTCTCTCTGCTGCCGCCACGCGCGCTGCGGGCCTCGAGTGGGACGACCGCCGCGTGAGCGCGCTCGCCAGGCAAGCCAGCGCCTCGGCCGCGCGCAGCATCTTCGGGGGCTTCGCCGAGCTGCCCGCCGGCAAGCCCGGTCAGGCCAAGCTGGCCGCGCGTCAGCTGCACGGCGAGGATCACTGGGACCTGCGCATCGTGGTGGCCGAGACCGCCAAGGGCCCCAAGAAGGTGGGCTCCACCGAGGGCATGGAGCGCTCGCGCGTGACCTCGCCCTTCTACGAGGCGTGGGTGGCCAGCGCGCCGCGCTTCTCGCAGCAGGTGAAGCGCGGGCTAAGGAAGCGCGACCTACCGCTCTTGGGGGCCGCCATGGAGCAGAGCACGCTCGCGTTCCACGCCTGCGCCATGGCCTCCGCGCCAGGCATCCTGTACTTCCAGCCCGCCACGCTGGCCGCCCTCGCCACCGTGCGCGACCTGCGCGAGCAGCGCGGCATCGAGGTGTTCGCCACCATGGACGCGGGCCCGCACGTGAAGGCGCTGTGCCACGCGAAGGACGCTGCGCGGGTGCGGCGAGCGCTGGGCCGCACCGAGGGCGTGATCGCCACGGGCGTCAGTGCCCCCGGTCCCGGCGTGGAGATCTTGAAGTGGGACTAG